The Grus americana isolate bGruAme1 unplaced genomic scaffold, bGruAme1.mat scaffold_335, whole genome shotgun sequence nucleotide sequence CCAggctcttcctgcctttttagAGCACTCCTCCTGGTGGTCTGGGCAGAAGGTGGTGGGCGAGCTTCCGGTAGCCACGGAAGCTTTGCAGATCCCGTGGGGATCTGATGGATTTGTAGCCCGCTGAGGGGAAAGGCATGAAGAAGTGGGCACGAACTGGAACAGGGGAATCCCTCCTGCCAGTGGAGGGCAGCACcgttgggaggaacaggcggGCACAGGCCATAAACAcgtggctccgtggctggtgtcaacgccacaactttgggttctttgacagtGGGAcggcctacacggcaccagcCTTAATGAActctgatgggattcacctctctcaaagtGGAAAGAgaatctttgcccaggaactagcggggctcatcgacagagctttaaactaggccCGAAgcgggagggggataacatcaggcttgcctgcaACACGCTGTGGGACGacgtgcccaggttggagggatggggtgctggtgagggccctcggcctactgctcagagacgtgctggacacactgcagcacactcgaagcctggaggagatgagccagggacTCAGAGAAACACTGGGAGAATACATCACAACAAtcccagccactccagccagtaagtcagcttcactgggggcacaactgaaatgcctctacgcgaacGCACGGAGCacggggaataaacaagaggagttggagatgCGTGCGCGCCTGCAAGGCcgtgaccttattggcattacagagacgcggtgggatagctcctatgactggagtgttgggatggaagggtacaggcactttaggaaggacaggcagggcaggcgaggagggggcatTGCCCTCTActtcaatgaccagctggagtgcgcggagctccacctggggatggatgaggagctgaccaagagcctatgggtcaggattaaagggagcactagggcaggggacatcatagcgggggtctgctacagcCCACCTGGCCAGGGTgacagaggaggccacaaggagaggtgccatgctggacctcgttctcaccaacaaggagggcctggtaggggatgtgaagctcaagggcagccttggctgcagcgaccatgaaatggtggagttcaagatcctcagggcagcaaggagggtgcacagcaagctcactaccctggccTTCAGgtgagcagactttggcctcttcagggatctgcttggtagaataccatgggacaaagtcctggagggaagaggggcccaagacagggctaatattcaagggtcacctcctccaagctcaggagcgatgcatcccaacaaagaggaagtcaggcaaaaacaccaggaggcttCCATgggtgaacaaggagctcctgggcaaagtcaaacaaaaaaggaagcctacagagggtggaagcaaggacaggtagcctgggaggaatagaGAGAagctgtccgagcagccagggatcaggttaggaaagccaaagccctgatagaattaaatctggccagggacgttAAAGACAACatgaaaagtttctataggcatgttagtgagaaaaggaggacgagggaaaatgtggttcccctccggaatgaaacaggcgacctggttacccaggacatggagaaggctggggCACTCAACGACTTcgttgcctcagtcttcactggcaagtgcttgagccacagtgcccaggtcacagaaggcaaaggcaaggactgggagaatgaagaaccgcccactgtaagagcagatcaggttcgagaatatctaaggaacctgaaggtgcacaagtccacgggacctgccttttcccactgactggaaaaggggaaacataacccccctttttaagaagggaaaaaaggaagacccagggaactacaggccggtcggtctcacctccatgcctggcaagatcatggaacagaccctcctggagactatgctcaggcacatggaaaataaggaggtgactggtgatggccaacatggcttcactaagggcaaatcgtgcctgacaaatttggtggccttctctgatggggttacagtgttggcgGACAaaggaagagtgacagacatcatctgcctggacttgtgcaaggcatttgacgctgtcccgcacgacatccttgtctctaaattggagagacatggatttgatggatggaccactcggtggagaaggaattggctggatggttgcactcaaagagttgtggtcaatggctcaatgtccaagtggagaacggtgacgagtggtgttcctcaggggtcggtactgggacagGCAccgtttaacatctttgttggcgacagggacagcgggatcgagtgcaccctcagcaagtttgccgacgacaccaagctgtgtggtgtggtcgacacgctggagggaagggatgccatccagcgggaccttgacaggcttgagagctgggcccatgtgaaccacatgaagttcaacaaggccaagtgcaaggtcacgcgcatgggtcagcacaatcccaagcagcacgactataggctgggcgaggaatggattgaaagcagccctgaggagaaggacttgggggtgttggttgatgaaaagcttaacatgagccggcaatgtgcaattgcagcccagaaagacaaccatgtcctgggctgcatcaaaagacgtgtgaccagcaggtcgagggaggtgattctgcctctccactctgctcttgtgagaccccacctggagtactgcatccagctctgggggccccagcacaagaaagacatcaagctgttggagagagtccagaggaaagccacaaagctgctcagagagctggagcacctctcctatgaggacaggctgagagagatgggattgttcagcctggagaagagaaagctccagggagatctaactgcggccttccagtacctgaaggaggcctacaggaaagatggagagggactgttcatcagggagtgtagtgacaggacaaggggtaatgggtttaagctgaaggaggggattagatattagaaagaaattctttactgtgagggtgatgaggcactggaacaggttgcccagaggggttccggatgccccttccctggaagtgtttaaggccaggttggatggggctttgggcaacatgctctagtggagggtgtccctgcccatggcaggggggctggaactaggtgatctgtgaggtcccttccaacccaaaccatgctatgattctatgaatcccACCTCAAcctaaggaaaaatgttttctcttgtgaGAGTGGTGTCAGGGACCTGGGGTGGGGCTGGAGaccccagctcagcctgctggcGGCTTATTTGTACCATGCAGAGGTTGTGGACTCTCCATATTTGGAGATGCTCCAAAGTGGATGTGGCCGCCCTGCGCTGGCTGACCCTCCTTTGAGCAGGCCGGGGACAGATGAGATGACGCCCCTTCCAGCCCTGATGATGCTCTGCTTTCAAGGCACAAACATCTCCAGTGATCTGGAAATTTCACACTGCAGGCTCCGTTTTATTCAgctccacctcctgcctgcttcAACGAGCTTTTTGCCCGAGTCTGACCTCATCTTAGCTGTAACTGTAGTCTTCCTTGGCCTACATGCAACACACAAAACAACTGCAGACTCCATCCAGCATCTCCAGGCACAAAGATGGCAACAACCTTCTCAGACACCAAGTCGTGTTGCGAGGTGCGAGGCCGCCAGCGAAGAATGGCTGTAGAGTTAGCCAAGCGAATCTTGATTTCAACCCCCAGTATGAGACCTGGAACTGCAGAAGAACCATCATGCTCCAGGTTTGGCTGGGCAGCAGTAGAAGCTGCCAGCTGTGCAAGTCCACCTGGCCTGGTCCTCATCTCTTCAAATGGGAGGAGACAGCTAGCTAGGCATTACAACTTTGACAAGCCGCTCTTCACAAATACAGCAAACCACATTTAGCAAGAACAGACTGAAATAACATTCCACCTCCTCTCCGGACAGTCACCCTTCACGTTGGTGAATATTAACCTCCAGGCTCTAAAACCAAAATGGCCTTTGGAAGATACCAAAGGTGTCTTCAAACAGTAAATTGGACCCGTTCTTCACATAATTGAGAACGAGAGCTCTGCCAAGGAACAGTACTGTAAACTCCCAACAAAGGCCAaggacagaagcagcagtaagCTCCGTGGTGATGTGTAAGCAGATGAAATCTGGCTGCTTTGCAGTCCATCCAAAGACTACGCAATACCTGAGCACAGCACTTGCCCTGATGTTGGGGGAATGCAGGGGGAGAGACAGCTCCAGTACAGACAGCACTATACCAGACCAGACTGGCTCCGGCCCTCCCTCCTCCTATCCGCCATCAGGTAGCTGCTAGGCATTATGTAGCTTCTGAACTCCAACGCAAGCATTTCAAAAAGTCTGACTCAGGATCTCTCCTTTAGTTGGTAGCAGGTATCGCAAGGGAACACAATACGTCTGAAGGAATGCGATTCATTTTGTTCCTGGATGTCCTGCACTGGTTCTCCCAGGGTGCGGGTGTCAGTGCGGAAGCGCCTGGTGAAAGCACAAGGGtcttttctccaggcaggaCACTTTCTTGGCACATCATTGCCCCAGCCACCCTCcatgttttgcagcagcaacTGAACAGAGCACAGAAATCAAGTTGCaagggaatattttctttttatgaaaaaccaaccaaccaaacaaaaaaaaccccaaaaaccacgcagaatggggaaaaaaaaaagcactacaaCAAATGCTGTACTGACAGAATACTCTGTTTCGCACTGGCCTTTCCATTTTTAGCCATGTTATCAGCATGCACTGTGCTGCCTCATGCACGTCTTCTCTAGCCTCACCTTCTTCTGCAGAACCCCTGACGTGATCCCAGCAGCCTTCTAGCCACGTGCTACCTCAACACTCCCTAACAGAGGGGTCAAGCTGCCACAACAGGTCAGTGGAGACTTATTTGTCAGTGCTGCCACTGCTCCGGTCCCATACCGGCTTTCTATTGCACAGTGGTTTGTCAAATGTGTTTAACGTTTGTCAAGAGGCAAAAGCTACAATGAGAAGAGGGACTGTGGTTTGCCTTCTCTCCCATACAGTTTGTTCCTGTCGAGTTAACACTGTTTTCACCAAGTCTGTTGCTCCTTCCCTTCAGCACTGTCCAGGTTAAGACTTTTGAGCCAGTAATGTTGTTAATTTAATCTTCCCATCCATAGAGGCAGTGAGGCAGGTCCCGCAGTCCATGGCTGTGCTCCAGTCCACCGTGACAACAGGAGCTCAGTGTCCtcccagggaaaggcagctctCCAGAACCTTCTCCTCGCCATTTCactaaaagaaggaaagcataAGATTTTAAGGAAGCAAGTTTCTGCAGTGGGGGCAGTGCAGCCACAGGAGAAGCCAAAGCCTGCTACAGACTCCATATCCCTATCAGCGTACATAACTAAGCAGAAAATCAGGAGAGATGTCGAGATGTCTGTAGCACACATGAGGAAGCACGTTTCCAGTCTCATGACAGAAGCACGTGTTCTCAGGCAGCTCAGCTTCTGacatcagctgagctgcagtaaCTGAACGAGGCAGGCTAAGAACACACACTGATGAGGAGCACATAAGCCTAAACTATAGCTCATGTTAGTGCAGGTGCTCCAAATGCCCCAGATGCAAAGTAAAAATTCCATCTAATCTGCCTTGCAGTGGCTTATACTGATGGGCACTGACTGAAGAGGAGGCAGGCAAAGGGCGTGCAGTCAGTAACTGCTTGTTATGGCGGCACAGAAGTTTAGGCACTTGGAACCATTCAGCCTTAcccttcatttcctttcagtaCGCAGTCAGAAGAGATAATCAGGCTGAGACTGACATAACATCAGCAAACACACAAGGCAGATTAAAGACGAGCATCAGTCAACAAGCACACATTTTGCATTGAACTGGCAtgcattaatacattttaaaaaattaaaacttcgTCCTAGGCACTTGGGCACTAAGGAAAACTGCTGCAGCCAAGCTTTAAGAACAAGGAGCGCACATGCTCTAGCTACATACACAGGGCCAAATGCTTACAGAGGGTTCAAACACTTGCTAAACACCACACACTGCTAAAATACACACTGTATGAAACTGAGCAGCAAGTTTCACAGAGCGGGGATGGGTCGGTGCTCCTTGGGAACTTTCAGCGGCTGCTGTCGCAGCCTTGTAACAACAAGAGCTTGTACGAACACGTAAAAGTACGCCCCATCACTTCTCAGACTTACCTTAAAAATTACTCCCCCAGTAGAAGAACACGTCAACATATAGTTGCCCTCAgagtcaaaagcaaaaagccttcCTCGTGGGAACTGGACTTGCTTGTAGCCACTGTACCCGGACAGAACAAAAGGACCTGTAGCTTCGCTGGGAAGATCATACTCAGACACCTTCAAGCCACTTTTGTGAATGTTCCACTGAATAAACTAGAATGACAAAGAGAGGTGACAAAAGCCCATAGTTAAATTGACTGTGATGAAAGTAGAGAGGCCACTCGTTGGTTTTAAGCAAAGCGGCTGTTTCTCACAAACAGAAGATGGCATTTTGACTTGTAGGTCAAAGTGGCTATGTTTATAAAACACAGGCTGCCAAGGCTGTAAGCGTGCCTACTATCCAGGTAAACATATGCCCTACTTTCCACAAGCACTGCTGCCTATGTGTCTTTCCACATTGCATGCAGGATCCTGGGGGAATTCAATTAACTCTCATCAGCCAAGGACCCACACCTTCAGGCagtctccctccccttccctccgccCCCCGAGCGGGAAGCCCCGAACCCCCCCCGCCGTCACCAACCACGTCCGCCGGGGCACCGTTCTCCCGTCGCTcctgtagccaaaaagaaaggcctgtaacgaaggcctgcttatattatacgtaataagaaaacgtagccaagaagaaaggcctgtaatgaaggcctacttgtattatatgtgataagaaactattcattgttactttaggtagaaggctaacgattcttagactgagcacctgctacacatcatgagaaaaaggaggagctacaagacacttcaaggtccttatgtacatactttgcagaaagggaggacattaattgcctccagcaacatccttatcttgctgaggcatatagcaaacaattaccaacaccgaagtattgagaaactaggggaaaggcaatttgggccagggtccccacgaccactgacccataagccccctacccaaattaccccacctactcaaaagatagaggcggagaaaggaactgagcgtGCGTTCTAGTTTGCGTGctaggcaaagaaatatgaaccaattattgtaatggGGAGTGTACcgctttgtaacatttgtgtataaatatgacaagagaaccagcgttaggtgtgcctgattagaggagctatcctcctgacacccagcgctgcaataaaggaaatgcctgcttcttcatgctacattggtgttaaggagttgtctttcattcccgaatttcggtgacatcTCCGAGCCGTGCTCGTCGCTAAGCCGTGAGTGCAGGCGAGCAGCAGAACCACCCCAAACCGCCCCAAAATACCCAAGTAACGACAGAACCGGTGCTTGACCAGGCGGGGAGGGAGACAAGGAAGCAGCGCGGGCGGGCTCGGGCTCCGGagggagcccagcagctgggaggggcAGGCAGACGCACCAGGCTGCCGCCCGAGCAGACGCAGCTCCCGCCGCTCACGCAGCACCAAGTGGAGAGGTGGGAGAGGCCTTGCTGCGTGTTCAACGGTTTGTCAGCAATACCGTGTTTTACTCCAAAGCCTCGCCCGAAGCACAGAGGGACGCATCCTTCAATATTCTGACAAGGGAGCACACACAGCTCCTGAACAGCAGCTGTACAAAGCGCACGTTTTCGGAGACGTTTTCACACCGCTCCCGCCCGGCGGCGCGCTGACGGCGAAAGCAGAGCCTGCTCCTCCCGGGCCGGCGTCACCCCGCCCCACTGTGACGCCCCCTCTGTGACGCCCCCTCTGTCACGCCCCCTCGGTGACGCCCCCTCTGTCACGCCCCTCTGTCACGCCCCGAGCGCGCTCGCCGCTGCAAGGCCGCCCCCTGCAGGCGCCGGCGCTCAGTGCTGTTGCCGCCGCGGCGGGAGCGACAGCGCTTCTCTGGCTCGGAGCGTTGGAGGCTGCGAGCTGCGGCCGCCGCTCTCGGCTCGGCTCTCGGCTCGGCTCTCGGCTCTTCTCGCCCTCTCCCCGTCCTCTCCCgacctctccctctccccgccCGGGGCTCGGCAGAGCCTGCCAGGCGCTTCCTGCGGCTACTGACCCGGGGCGGGCTGTGCCCTCCCTCGTCCCCGCCGCAGCATGCACAGGCTCATCGGGCTCCTCAGGAGCGTGCGGGAGCGCTCGACGTCCGGCAGCGCTTCCGCGCCCGGCGCCGCCGGGGCCTCCGAGCTCCGGGAGAAGGGCCAGGGCGCGCTGCACAGCGCGGCCGCCAGCGGTGACCTGGCCGAACTGCAGCGgcgctggtggtggtggcagagaCTCCGCATCAACAGGCGGGACGCGAAGAAGCAGTAAGGGGCGGGCAGTGCCCGCAGCAAAGCCTCCACCCACCCCGGCTGGAAGAGCCGGCAAAGCCCAGCACGGTCGCAAGCGCCCTAGGAGCAGGGTCGGCTCCACAGCGCTCGCCCTACCGGAGGCCTGCCCGCGCTGGGACAGGAGGCGGCCGacgctcccctctgccctgctctgccaccctggTCCCTGTAGCGAACTTTCTGTGGAGCTCAGCAGGCCTTCGTCCCAGCAGAGACGGCTCCTTTCCTGTTGCCGGACTGAGCGGCTTGCTTGAGCAGGGCATGGATTTGCAGAAAGACACAGCGCAGCCTTCCCATTGCTTTTAGAAACGCCATCCCCTCTGTCTCTGGGACACGTCTGGTGCAGGACTGATTGGGGGAAAACCCGGGGCTTACgcagactccacagcctccGTAGATTTATGTAGCCCCCATAGACTCCGGCTGAGCAAATGCCTCCTGACTCAGTGGATGTGTTGGGGATTTTTCCTAGCCAGCCCCAGGCTTTGGGTGTGCAATTGCTGCCACCAGCTCTGGAACAAGAAAGCTTGCTTTCAgcttggtttttgtcagttgaGGCTTGTGGCCCTATGCGTCAGGTACAACAGCCTGAAACCATGTCTTCAGCTGCCTGTCTGGGTTAACTGAATACGTTTAATTTCTAGGACGCCTCTGCATCTTGCTTGCGCGAATGGCCATGCAGACGTTGTGCGATTTCTAGCAGGAAAGAAGTGCCAGCTAAACCCTCGTGACAGCTTGAAGAAATCGCCGCTGATGAAGGTACACGGGCTATGTTATGCCGCTGTACGTTGGGCTTATCGATTATGCGCTGAGTGATACATACCTTACGTGATTCTTTAGGTAGGCCTGCGTAGAAACAGGTACGCTGTAGtcagcagggaaggggcataTGTTGCCTAATCTTTGAAGACGCTCGTACTTTACAGcactggggggctgcgggagtTCTGACAGAGAGAAACATAGGTGTTGGAAGTTATTCCTCCTTTGTGTCTTATTTCCAGGCAGTAGACCACCAGCACAAAGACTGTGTGACTATTCTGCTGGAGCACGGTGCCAAACCCAACCTCAAAGGTGCTGGCGGCAACACTGCCCTTCACATGGCTGCTGTCATTCCTAGCAAACCTCTAGTGGAGCTGTTACTTGAGCACAATGCCCATATCGATGCTCAGAATGAGGTAAGCTTGGACTTTGGGTAAGGCTCCTCTTCCCAAAACTTGCTTGACTTCCTGTGTTCTTCTAAGGGAGataatttctcctttcagttgGGGTACACTCCGCTTACTCTTGCGATCACCGAGCGCTGTGAAGAGATGGTTGAGTTCCTTCTCCAAAAAGGAGCTGACGTGCATGCTCGAGATAAGCATGAAAGGTGATGGGTTTGTCAAAAGTGCGCGTGAGACTCCTTAGCGTTGTCCAAGTTGGATTGATGGGAGGCATAGGAATGAGCTTTGAAAAAGAACCAGGAGCTGCCCGGAAGGAGCTCCTTCTGTGTGACTTGTGAAAGCAGACCCGCACTCGGCCGCTCTCTTACTTCAGGGGACAGTTTCCACACTGAGGACTGCCAGAAAGCATTGGCTGTGGTGCCCTGCACGCACGcaccctgctctgggcaggtgGTTGGCctggagacctcctgaggtcctgCCAACCTGAATTCTCCAACGCTTCCACGTGTTCGGCTGTGCTTTCACTCTGCCTGTcggagaggggaaaatgaatTGTTTGGGGAGCAACGGGGGACTGAAGTAATGGCAATGCAATGTCCACAGAAGCTGATGTCTTGCCTATCATCTCTTGGATGCTTTAGGACCCCTCTTATGATTGCTGTTCTTGCTGGGAATATGAATACAATAAAAAGCCTTCTTCGACATGGTGCTGATCTTTCTCATCAAGACTGTATTGGCAAGCAAGCTACGCACTATGCCAGAGAGTTAACGCTTTACACCAAGTAAGTGTTTTACGTCCTCATTAGAGCAGATGCATTCTCAGAATGACCGTGCTGATGTACGGCCTTTTTGGTAACATCACTGGGGTTTAATGAGGTGTTGAAGCTGGGCTCAGTGACATCTTCCGATGCATCTCTTTCCGGGTCAAGCGTGGATTTGGATGTTGAAGGGCTACTTCCCCCCAGAGTTCACTCTGACAATTCACTTGTGTGCTGCCAAGCTACATACACACACCTGTGGCGGTATTTTTACCGaatgcatttccttcctttatatatatatatctatctatatctcTATATTTCGTTCTGTATATAGTATTGCTGAGCAACTGGAGGAATACATCAGGTGTGAAATGACAGGAGAATGTTCTGCGGGAGGCACAGAAGGCCCAGCAGTACTGGACAGCTTTTGCGCTGGGACAGCTGCTCATTGTCCCTTGGGGGACCTGCAATGACCAGAGCAGGTAGGATCCTTCTGCCATGGAGGAGGTGATGAGGAAAAATCACTATTGCCTGTAACACAATGATAACCCATTCGTTTGAGAGCAGAGCATGATGGATGGGGAAGAGTAGAGTGAAACAGGCAAAGCAGCATAGCACTTCTTAACTCCTTTGTAGGTGtcttgccagcagcagcagaacagcaagaggaagaagTTCACACTCCTTCTGATTCTAAGGTACCTTCTCTGAAAGAGGCAGTGGGGCCCACGCCGCTCgcttgcttttgggcttgtCTTCGGGAGGTGTACTTTGGCCCTTTTGAAAGCCCCGCTCAACAGAGATGCCTAGCACGCTGGCCCCGTTTGCCCTTTTGGTTCTTTCCGTTGCCTGATACCACGTTACGCGCGTTGGCTGAGGCGGGAACTTTGTGCGTGGAAACGGGTCGAGAAGGAGTCTGTGCCAGTTCTCACgtgtgtcttttgaattacCCAGACGGATTCCGAAGCTCCAAACAAAGCGTCAGCCGGCGCGGTGCTTCCAACTGCGGACAGACACGGAGCGTGCGCACAGTCCGTTGCAGGGGAGCGCGGCAATGGTAATTTCCTGGCGGACTAAATGGTTACCTTTGCAAGCTTCTCTGGAGTGAAGccgatggggaaaagcagagtgaaataagcactcccagcagcatcgtgcttcttacctcctttgtaggtgtctgcccagcagcaggagcagaggaagaggacgaCTCTCCTTTTGATTCTgaggtagaatcatagaatcctctagcttggaaaagacttcccttcagagcatcgagtccaaccgtaaagCTAACAGGGCCAAGTCCACCCCTAAACggtgtccctaagcgccacgcctacacagtcttctaaatacctcccgGCATGGTgtctcaaccgcttccctgggcagcctgttccagggcttgataAGCCTTTccgcaaagaaatttttcctaagaacCGATCTAGACTTCCTTGGTGCAagctgaggccgtttcctcttgtcctggcacttgctatttggggaaagagaccgacaccctccgggctacaacctcctttcagtttagttgtagagagcaatcaggttcccctcagcctcctttcctccaggccaaaaaaccctagttccctcagctgctcctccttagacttgctctccaggcccttcaccagcttcgttgctcttctttggacgcgctccagcaactcaatgtctgtcttgtcgtgaggggcccaaaactgaacacagtagtcaaGGGGTGGACTCAGCAGTGCCCTACACAAGGGACGATCACGTCCCTAGTCCTGCAGGCCAcgctctttctgatacaagccaggatgctgttggccttcttggctgcctCGGCACAGTGCGGTcatattcagctgcctgtcgaccaacacacccaggtccttttccaccgcgcagctttccagccactcttccccttctctgaaggagGCACTGGGGCCCCACGCTGCTCgcttgcttttgggcttgtttccctctattgctgcttctgccacgcGCTCGTAACTGGGGCCTTGACGTgccggtgctgcaggcaggctgttcaGTTAGGACAGGGACAAAAGGAGGTCAGGCTCATGACCTGGGTCTTCTAGCAGCTggcctttcagctgaatttccagtagAAGAATGAGGCAGTAAAGCTTCCCGCGGTTACAATCCTCTGAAATCCTACAAGGCTGGCGCTGTGAGGATTGCTGGCTTTGCACCACACcgctctctcctgcagatccCGTCAGGGTCAAATAGTTGCCCATAGCGCCTACAGTCCAGACGCttggcttctcctgcccaggtCCTCTCTATCTTGGGCAGGTGTACTTTGGCCCCTTTTGAAAGCCCCGCTCAACAGAGATGCCTAGCACGCTGGCCCCGTTTGCCCTTTTGGTTCTTTCCGTTGCCTGATACCACGTTACGCGCGTTGGCGGGAACTTTGTGCGTGGAAACGGGTCGAGAAGGAGTCTGTGCCAGTTCTCACgtgtgtcttttgaattacCCAGACGGATTCCGAAGCTCCTAACAAAGCGTCGGCCGGGCGGTGCTTCCAACTGCGGACAGACACGGAGCGTGCGCACAGTCCGTTGCAGGGGAGCGCGGCAATGGTAATTTCCTGGCGGACTAAATGGTTACCTTTGCAAGCTTCTCTGGAGTGAAGccgatggggaaaagcagagtgaaataagcACTCCAGCAGCGTCgtgcttcttacctcc carries:
- the LOC129200591 gene encoding ankyrin repeat domain-containing protein 7-like; its protein translation is MHRLIGLLRSVRERSTSGSASAPGAAGASELREKGQGALHSAAASGDLAELQRRWWWWQRLRINRRDAKKQTPLHLACANGHADVVRFLAGKKCQLNPRDSLKKSPLMKAVDHQHKDCVTILLEHGAKPNLKGAGGNTALHMAAVIPSKPLVELLLEHNAHIDAQNELGYTPLTLAITERCEEMVEFLLQKGADVHARDKHERTPLMIAVLAGNMNTIKSLLRHGADLSHQDCIGKQATHYARELTLYTNIAEQLEEYIRCEMTGECSAGGTEGPAVLDSFCAGTAAHCPLGDLQ